Proteins encoded in a region of the Candidatus Hydrogenedentota bacterium genome:
- a CDS encoding L-lactate permease, with amino-acid sequence MMAFLALTPVLAVAILLVGLRWPASRAMPVCYIVAAGLAVWAWGVPGAQVAAATINGVIIALSLVFIIFGAILLLNTLHESGGLQVIRSGFTGVTPDARIQVIIVAWLFGSFIEGAAGFGTPAAVAVPLMVGLGFPAMAAVVAGMIIQSTPVSFGAAGTPILVGIRKGLENNEAVNGYIAQQQLGDIDLLLSHIGVRVALLHGAAGALVPLIVVVFMTRFFGPNRSVREGLAVWRFAVFAAFAMTVPYMLVAVFFGPEFPTITGGLVGLAVVVTAARKGFLMPDRSQPWTFGPASNWDLAWTGALHVEARPDAGAGMTALRAWSPYILVGALLFATRLKFLPLGAWLRAWTIEYPEILGTNITASVQPLYLPGTVFVAVSLITFALHRMDRESYRRAWAASLRTTRAASVALIFTVPMVQVFIHSGGGSGGLDAMPMVLASAVAGVAGQAWPLCAPLIGGMGAFIAGSNTVSNMMFSLFQFDVGQRIGADPAWVVALQAVGGAAGNMVCVHNVVAASAVAGLFGKEGVILRKTALPFAYYALVTGLIGLVVYALAS; translated from the coding sequence ATGATGGCATTTCTGGCGTTGACGCCGGTGTTGGCCGTGGCGATATTGCTGGTGGGGCTTCGGTGGCCGGCGAGCCGCGCGATGCCGGTGTGCTATATCGTGGCGGCGGGGCTCGCCGTGTGGGCGTGGGGCGTGCCGGGCGCACAGGTGGCCGCGGCGACCATCAACGGGGTGATTATCGCGCTGAGCCTGGTGTTCATCATCTTTGGCGCGATCCTGTTGCTCAACACGCTGCACGAAAGCGGCGGATTGCAGGTCATCCGATCCGGCTTCACGGGGGTGACGCCGGATGCGCGGATCCAGGTGATCATCGTGGCGTGGCTCTTCGGATCCTTCATCGAAGGCGCGGCGGGCTTTGGCACGCCGGCGGCGGTCGCGGTGCCGCTGATGGTCGGGCTGGGATTTCCGGCCATGGCGGCGGTGGTCGCCGGGATGATCATCCAGAGCACGCCGGTGTCATTCGGGGCGGCGGGCACCCCGATTCTGGTGGGGATCCGCAAGGGCCTCGAGAACAACGAGGCGGTGAACGGGTATATCGCGCAGCAGCAACTTGGCGACATTGACCTGCTGCTCTCGCACATTGGCGTTCGCGTGGCCCTGCTGCATGGCGCCGCGGGCGCGCTCGTTCCGCTGATTGTGGTGGTCTTCATGACGCGTTTTTTCGGGCCAAACCGCAGCGTCCGCGAGGGGCTCGCGGTGTGGCGATTCGCCGTCTTCGCGGCCTTCGCCATGACGGTTCCGTACATGCTGGTGGCCGTGTTCTTCGGCCCTGAGTTCCCCACCATTACGGGCGGCCTGGTCGGGCTCGCGGTGGTGGTGACGGCGGCGCGGAAGGGCTTTCTCATGCCGGATCGAAGCCAGCCCTGGACCTTCGGCCCCGCATCAAACTGGGATCTCGCATGGACGGGCGCGCTGCATGTGGAGGCCCGGCCCGATGCCGGCGCGGGGATGACCGCGTTGCGCGCCTGGTCGCCCTACATCCTCGTGGGTGCGCTGTTGTTTGCCACGCGGCTGAAGTTTCTGCCATTAGGCGCGTGGTTGCGGGCGTGGACCATCGAGTATCCCGAAATCCTCGGCACAAACATCACCGCGTCCGTGCAGCCGCTGTACCTGCCCGGCACGGTGTTCGTCGCCGTGTCGCTGATTACCTTCGCGCTGCATCGCATGGACCGCGAATCCTACCGGCGCGCGTGGGCCGCGTCGCTGCGCACCACGCGCGCGGCGTCCGTGGCGCTGATTTTCACCGTGCCGATGGTGCAGGTGTTCATTCACTCCGGCGGCGGGAGCGGCGGTCTCGATGCGATGCCGATGGTGCTCGCGTCGGCGGTCGCGGGCGTCGCGGGGCAGGCGTGGCCGCTCTGCGCGCCGCTCATTGGGGGGATGGGGGCCTTTATCGCGGGGAGCAACACCGTGTCGAACATGATGTTCAGCCTGTTTCAATTCGACGTGGGGCAGCGCATCGGGGCGGACCCCGCGTGGGTGGTGGCGCTGCAGGCGGTCGGCGGCGCGGCGGGGAATATGGTCTGCGTGCACAATGTCGTGGCCGCCTCGGCCGTAGCCGGGCTATTCGGGAAGGAGGGGGTCATCCTGCGTAAGACGGCGCTCCCCTTCGCGTATTACGCGCTGGTCACCGGGCTGATCGGCCTCGTGGTGTATGCCCTGGCTTCTTGA
- a CDS encoding diaminopimelate decarboxylase, translating into METLRFLNPEEVRQVAAEHGTPVYVYDAATLRVQAAALLAFPNAFGITARYAMKALPTAAIIRLLNEAGLHIDASSGYEAERALRAGVAPEQIQITAQELPRNLKELVDRGVLFNACSLNQLEAYGRLSPGTEISARINPGLGSGHSNRTNVGGPSSSFGIWHEHLDEIKEICARHRLRLTGMHTHIGSGSDPDTWAHCAGLSLGIVERLPEVTRLSLGGGFKVGRMAGEISADMALIGNRVMQDFVAFASQHGRKLHLEVEPGTFLVANAGALVCSVADVVDTGEDGHTFLKIDAGMTEIVRPAMYGAQHPIVVVPAANESRGHGTYLVAGHCCESGDILTPEPGNPEGLLERELTEARPGDFLVIEGAGAYCASMASRNYNSFPECAELLREGPGAFRLIRKRQPLEQIWQNEVL; encoded by the coding sequence ATGGAAACGCTCCGTTTCTTGAATCCCGAAGAAGTCCGCCAGGTTGCCGCCGAGCATGGCACGCCCGTGTACGTTTACGACGCCGCCACCCTGCGGGTGCAGGCGGCGGCGTTGCTGGCGTTTCCCAATGCGTTCGGGATAACCGCGCGCTATGCGATGAAGGCGCTACCGACGGCGGCGATCATCCGGCTCCTGAACGAAGCGGGTCTTCATATCGACGCCAGCAGCGGCTACGAGGCCGAGCGCGCCCTGCGCGCGGGTGTCGCGCCGGAGCAGATTCAGATCACGGCGCAGGAGCTTCCGAGAAATCTGAAGGAACTCGTGGACCGCGGCGTGCTGTTCAACGCCTGCTCGCTGAACCAGCTCGAAGCCTATGGCCGGCTCTCTCCCGGCACGGAAATCTCCGCGCGCATCAACCCCGGCCTCGGATCGGGCCACAGCAACCGGACGAACGTCGGCGGCCCCTCCTCCAGCTTCGGGATCTGGCACGAGCACCTGGACGAGATTAAGGAAATCTGTGCGCGGCATCGGCTCCGGCTCACCGGGATGCATACCCACATCGGATCGGGATCCGATCCCGACACCTGGGCGCATTGCGCCGGCCTCTCGCTGGGCATTGTGGAGCGCCTCCCGGAGGTCACCCGCCTGAGCCTCGGGGGCGGCTTCAAGGTCGGTCGAATGGCGGGCGAGATCTCCGCCGACATGGCCCTGATCGGCAACCGGGTCATGCAGGACTTCGTGGCCTTCGCGAGCCAGCACGGGCGCAAGCTGCACCTGGAGGTGGAGCCGGGAACCTTCCTGGTCGCCAACGCCGGCGCGCTGGTGTGTTCGGTGGCGGATGTCGTCGACACGGGCGAGGACGGCCACACGTTCTTGAAGATCGACGCGGGGATGACGGAGATCGTCCGGCCCGCGATGTACGGCGCGCAGCACCCCATCGTGGTGGTTCCCGCAGCGAACGAATCCCGGGGACACGGCACGTACCTGGTCGCGGGGCACTGCTGCGAGAGCGGCGACATCCTCACGCCCGAGCCGGGCAATCCCGAGGGGCTGCTGGAGCGCGAACTGACCGAAGCGCGCCCCGGCGACTTCCTGGTGATCGAGGGCGCGGGCGCCTACTGCGCCAGCATGGCGTCTCGAAACTACAATTCGTTCCCCGAATGCGCGGAATTGCTGCGCGAGGGCCCGGGCGCGTTCCGTCTCATCCGCAAGCGCCAGCCGCTGGAGCAAATCTGGCAGAACGAAGTGCTCTGA
- a CDS encoding phosphodiester glycosidase family protein, protein MLQIRPAATDPRVRAMTRLARRACLVLVVLSLVASGEEVTRDGGVVFQNSTFREVPFTVAWIDLEQEDLELFWKRPDGEALHHFHGLRDWLLSQGRELVLATNAGIYAEDRTPLGLHVERGQELRPLNPHKGGRGNFALKPNGVFYIDDAGAHIRTTEDYAASGVKPSLAVQSGPMLVIENALHPKFEADSTSVYVRNGIGVQTGKRIAIVISDWPVNLHTFASFFKDELGCPDALYLDGSLSGLYAAALDRTPAGAEYVGMLAVTRARKAGEEGHE, encoded by the coding sequence ATGCTCCAGATTCGACCCGCCGCTACCGATCCTCGTGTTCGCGCGATGACCCGTCTCGCGCGGCGGGCGTGTTTGGTGCTGGTCGTACTGTCGCTGGTCGCCTCGGGCGAAGAGGTCACACGCGATGGCGGGGTCGTGTTCCAAAACAGTACGTTTCGCGAGGTGCCTTTTACCGTCGCCTGGATCGATTTGGAGCAGGAGGATTTAGAGCTTTTCTGGAAACGCCCCGACGGCGAGGCCCTGCACCATTTCCACGGATTGCGGGATTGGCTCCTTAGCCAGGGCCGCGAACTCGTGCTCGCCACGAATGCGGGGATCTATGCGGAGGATCGTACGCCGCTCGGGCTCCATGTGGAGCGCGGCCAGGAACTGCGGCCCCTGAACCCGCACAAGGGCGGCCGCGGCAACTTCGCGCTGAAACCGAACGGGGTCTTCTACATCGATGACGCGGGCGCGCACATCCGCACGACCGAGGACTACGCGGCATCGGGCGTGAAGCCGTCGCTGGCGGTTCAATCGGGTCCGATGCTGGTAATCGAGAACGCACTTCACCCGAAATTTGAGGCGGACTCCACCAGCGTATACGTTCGCAATGGCATTGGTGTGCAGACCGGGAAGCGCATCGCAATTGTGATTTCAGACTGGCCCGTCAACCTTCATACCTTCGCTTCGTTTTTCAAGGACGAGCTGGGGTGTCCCGATGCGCTCTACCTGGACGGGTCACTTTCCGGATTGTACGCCGCCGCGCTCGATCGGACCCCCGCCGGCGCGGAATACGTCGGGATGCTTGCGGTGACGCGGGCGCGGAAGGCGGGGGAGGAGGGGCATGAGTAA
- the radA gene encoding DNA repair protein RadA, translated as MSKVKSHFVCQSCGAVTARWMGKCPECAEWNTLAEEAMLEEGTHTRPSIVAASRPIPVSDGSQAPPARIPTGMSECDRVLGGGIVPGSLTLVGGDPGIGKSTMMLQLSRYLAAEHGPVLYVSGEESFSQARLRADRLNAVHERLFIYTETSVASIAKEIQKGGYAFVVVDSIQSVYSSQLSGVPGSLSQVRECANEFLRLAKGRQVPVFLVGHVTKDGSIAGPRLLEHLVDTVLYFEGEGRQSLRILRGVKNRFGSTNEIGVFEMRDTGLHPVPNPSALFLSERPVGVSGTVVIPSIEGTRPLLVEVQALVGDSHAGSPRRTVTGVNPNRVNLLLAVLEKRAGLHFSDRDVFVNVAGGVRLDEPAADLAVALALVSSFRDAPAPAHLAAFGEVGLAGEVRAVDMAQQRVAEAAKFGFSRCILPRGCAKNIAVDGVALHPAGELEAALELAMEA; from the coding sequence ATGAGTAAGGTCAAGTCGCACTTCGTCTGCCAGTCCTGCGGCGCGGTGACCGCCCGCTGGATGGGCAAGTGTCCGGAGTGCGCCGAATGGAATACACTGGCGGAGGAGGCGATGCTGGAGGAGGGGACCCACACGCGCCCGAGCATTGTCGCCGCGAGCCGCCCGATCCCGGTGTCCGACGGGAGCCAGGCGCCGCCGGCGCGCATTCCGACGGGCATGTCGGAATGCGATCGCGTCCTGGGCGGGGGCATTGTCCCGGGCTCCCTGACGCTGGTCGGCGGCGACCCGGGCATCGGCAAGTCCACGATGATGCTCCAGCTGTCGCGCTACCTGGCGGCGGAACACGGGCCGGTGCTGTACGTGTCGGGGGAGGAATCCTTCAGCCAGGCGCGGCTCCGGGCGGACCGGCTGAACGCGGTGCACGAGCGCCTTTTTATCTACACGGAGACCTCGGTCGCCAGCATTGCGAAGGAGATTCAGAAGGGCGGCTACGCGTTTGTGGTGGTGGACTCGATCCAGTCGGTCTACAGCAGCCAGCTTTCGGGGGTGCCGGGTAGCCTGAGCCAGGTGCGTGAATGCGCCAACGAGTTTTTGCGTCTGGCCAAGGGACGCCAGGTTCCGGTTTTCCTGGTGGGCCACGTGACGAAGGACGGATCGATCGCGGGACCGCGCCTGCTGGAGCACCTGGTGGACACCGTCCTGTATTTTGAAGGCGAAGGGCGGCAGTCGCTCCGGATCCTGCGCGGCGTGAAAAACCGCTTCGGCTCGACGAACGAAATCGGCGTGTTCGAAATGCGGGACACCGGGCTGCACCCGGTGCCCAACCCGAGCGCGCTGTTTTTGAGCGAGCGCCCGGTCGGCGTGAGCGGCACCGTGGTGATCCCGAGTATCGAGGGCACCCGCCCGCTCCTGGTGGAGGTGCAGGCGCTCGTGGGCGACAGCCACGCGGGTTCGCCGCGCCGCACGGTCACCGGGGTGAACCCCAACCGGGTGAACCTGCTGCTGGCGGTGCTGGAGAAGCGCGCGGGCCTGCATTTTTCGGATCGCGATGTGTTTGTAAACGTGGCGGGCGGCGTTCGGCTGGACGAGCCCGCGGCGGATCTCGCGGTGGCGCTGGCGCTGGTGTCCAGCTTCCGCGACGCGCCGGCCCCGGCGCACCTGGCCGCCTTCGGCGAGGTGGGCCTGGCGGGGGAGGTGCGCGCGGTGGACATGGCGCAGCAGCGCGTGGCGGAGGCGGCGAAGTTCGGATTCAGCCGGTGTATACTCCCCCGGGGATGTGCGAAGAATATTGCGGTGGACGGCGTGGCCCTCCACCCGGCAGGCGAGCTGGAGGCAGCCCTCGAACTGGCCATGGAGGCGTAA
- the disA gene encoding DNA integrity scanning diadenylate cyclase DisA — protein sequence MARKKKLTSEEAFRQALLVMAPGTSIREAISTILQAGTGALLCFGNPRRLLDLSEGGVMLDEEVTPQMLYELSKMDGAIILNESGTRIHAANRFLKPKANIHSDETGTRHRTAQRLANQAGCVVIAVSQRRSSVTLYVHDKRHILDSIQTLVNKAVQAVQTLEKYMNVLNQAMLDLTVREFQDVVTIFDVCKAVQRMEMVMRIAEEIEPYIIELGTEGRLIEMQMEELMLPVKEAELVIKDYFRERQNVTYETVRERISEISQQDLLNLGSISHALGYGPALRSVDTYLSPRGYRVLTSTHRLSNQIIDNLVQRFGTLQQVLRAPKDDLVEVDGVGEVLAERIRVSLSLLRNQLIIDERR from the coding sequence TTGGCACGGAAGAAGAAACTGACAAGCGAAGAGGCGTTCCGCCAGGCGCTCCTGGTGATGGCGCCGGGCACCTCGATACGGGAGGCGATCTCCACGATCCTCCAGGCCGGCACGGGCGCGCTGCTATGCTTCGGCAATCCACGCCGCCTGCTCGACCTCTCCGAGGGCGGCGTGATGCTGGACGAGGAGGTGACGCCGCAGATGCTCTACGAGCTCTCGAAGATGGACGGCGCGATCATCCTCAACGAGAGCGGCACGCGCATCCACGCGGCGAATCGCTTTCTGAAGCCCAAAGCCAATATTCACAGCGATGAAACGGGCACCCGGCACCGGACGGCCCAGCGCCTGGCGAACCAGGCTGGCTGCGTGGTCATCGCGGTGTCGCAGCGGCGCTCCAGCGTGACCCTCTACGTGCACGACAAGCGGCATATCCTCGACAGCATCCAGACGCTGGTCAACAAGGCGGTCCAGGCCGTGCAGACGCTGGAAAAGTACATGAACGTGCTGAACCAGGCGATGCTGGATCTGACGGTGCGCGAGTTTCAGGACGTGGTCACGATTTTCGACGTCTGCAAGGCCGTCCAGCGGATGGAAATGGTCATGCGCATCGCCGAGGAGATCGAGCCCTATATCATTGAACTCGGTACGGAAGGCCGCCTCATCGAAATGCAGATGGAGGAGTTGATGCTTCCGGTAAAGGAAGCCGAACTGGTGATCAAGGACTACTTCCGGGAACGCCAGAACGTTACGTACGAAACCGTCCGCGAGCGGATAAGCGAAATATCGCAGCAGGACCTGCTCAATCTGGGCAGCATCAGCCATGCCCTGGGCTACGGGCCGGCCCTCCGCAGTGTCGACACCTACCTCAGCCCCCGCGGGTACCGCGTGCTCACCAGCACCCACCGGCTGTCCAACCAGATTATCGACAACCTGGTCCAACGATTCGGGACGCTCCAGCAGGTGCTTCGCGCGCCCAAGGACGACCTGGTCGAAGTGGACGGCGTCGGCGAAGTACTCGCCGAACGGATCCGCGTGAGCCTGAGCCTGCTTCGCAACCAACTCATCATCGATGAACGGAGATAA
- a CDS encoding dihydroorotate dehydrogenase electron transfer subunit, producing the protein MPFVADCEITAHMEVAPGHYRLVLHAPDIAANATAGQFCMLEVQEGFYPFLRRPMCFEKIFRDSISILYKVEGEGTRMMSKLTPGQSMSVQGPLGQPFPLDSAYNRHILVAGGIGVAPFPALAEALIRELGAKPEVIIAARTESMLLCEADFHEMGCKVHLATDDGSAGTHGFASEVLRQLAPGPGARVYCCGPMPMMRATHDVCQEFGISCLASLEAEMACGDGVCLGCVVEANVEIEAERMVRVCYDGPVFESSLINWNAY; encoded by the coding sequence ATGCCCTTCGTAGCCGACTGCGAAATCACGGCCCACATGGAAGTGGCTCCCGGCCACTACCGGCTCGTGCTGCATGCGCCCGACATCGCCGCAAACGCGACGGCGGGCCAGTTCTGCATGCTGGAGGTCCAGGAAGGCTTCTACCCCTTCCTGCGGCGCCCCATGTGCTTTGAAAAAATTTTTCGCGACAGCATCTCCATCCTCTACAAAGTGGAAGGTGAGGGGACGCGGATGATGTCGAAATTGACGCCGGGCCAGTCAATGAGCGTGCAGGGGCCGCTCGGCCAACCCTTTCCGCTGGACAGCGCCTACAACCGGCACATCCTGGTGGCCGGGGGCATCGGGGTGGCCCCGTTTCCCGCGCTGGCGGAGGCGCTTATCCGCGAGCTGGGCGCAAAGCCGGAGGTCATTATCGCGGCGCGCACGGAATCGATGCTGCTCTGTGAGGCGGATTTCCACGAAATGGGCTGCAAGGTGCACCTCGCGACGGACGACGGTTCCGCCGGGACGCACGGATTCGCCTCCGAAGTGCTTCGGCAACTGGCGCCGGGACCGGGCGCGCGGGTGTACTGCTGCGGGCCGATGCCCATGATGCGCGCGACGCACGATGTATGCCAGGAGTTTGGTATCTCGTGTCTCGCCTCGCTGGAAGCCGAAATGGCCTGCGGCGATGGCGTCTGTCTCGGCTGCGTGGTCGAGGCGAACGTGGAAATTGAGGCCGAGCGCATGGTGCGGGTCTGCTACGATGGCCCAGTGTTTGAAAGTTCGTTGATCAATTGGAATGCCTACTGA
- a CDS encoding dihydroorotate dehydrogenase: protein MANLEVNVGGLKMKNPVTVGSGTFAYGQEYDRYFDVSRLGAVTTKSLSLEPRAGNKPPRLVETPAGMLNAIGLQNVGIEAYLRDKAPFLREKGCTIIGNIYGKTPEDYATLAARLDEAGAADAIEANLSCPNVHDARTARGCTLVAQIPEQVQEYTRAIKAATKLPVFIKLSPNIIDIAEPALAAEEAGADGIAIINTLLGIGINPETRKPILSNIVGGLSGPAIRPVAVKMVWDCAKVLKIPIIGMGGICNASDAMQFILAGATAVAVGSYSFRQPDAAIKVVEGLDAYCEKHGVGSITELIGGMIV from the coding sequence ATGGCCAATCTTGAAGTAAACGTCGGCGGTCTGAAAATGAAGAACCCGGTCACTGTAGGATCCGGGACCTTCGCCTACGGGCAGGAGTACGACCGCTATTTCGATGTGTCGCGCCTCGGCGCGGTGACCACCAAGAGCCTCTCCCTGGAGCCGCGCGCGGGCAACAAGCCGCCGCGCCTGGTGGAGACGCCCGCGGGCATGCTCAACGCAATTGGCCTGCAGAACGTGGGCATCGAGGCCTACCTGCGCGACAAGGCGCCCTTCCTGCGCGAAAAGGGCTGCACGATTATCGGCAACATCTACGGTAAGACGCCGGAGGACTACGCGACGCTCGCAGCGCGCCTGGACGAAGCGGGCGCGGCGGACGCCATCGAGGCGAATTTGTCTTGCCCGAATGTGCACGACGCGCGGACGGCGCGCGGCTGCACGCTGGTGGCGCAAATCCCGGAGCAGGTGCAGGAATACACCCGCGCGATCAAGGCGGCGACGAAACTGCCCGTGTTCATTAAGCTGAGTCCGAATATCATCGACATCGCCGAGCCCGCGCTGGCGGCGGAAGAGGCCGGCGCGGACGGCATCGCGATCATCAATACCCTGCTCGGCATCGGCATCAATCCCGAGACCCGCAAACCCATCCTCAGCAACATTGTCGGCGGACTGAGCGGGCCCGCGATCCGGCCGGTGGCGGTGAAGATGGTCTGGGACTGCGCGAAGGTGCTGAAGATTCCGATTATCGGCATGGGCGGCATCTGCAACGCGAGCGACGCGATGCAATTCATCCTTGCGGGCGCCACGGCGGTCGCGGTGGGAAGTTACTCCTTCCGCCAGCCCGACGCGGCGATCAAGGTGGTGGAGGGGCTGGACGCGTATTGCGAGAAGCACGGCGTGGGCAGTATTACCGAACTGATCGGCGGGATGATCGTGTAG
- a CDS encoding neutral/alkaline non-lysosomal ceramidase N-terminal domain-containing protein, translating to MTRHVVLALLLALCTLPAAAEFRAACVQVDITPDTPQWLHGYAPRQSTGVHDRIYHRIAALDDGETTFYLVATDCCTISPSYYDAMTRQLEAETGITPAQIWWSTTHTHSAPHVGPQDLGQLFGGTLGDRFSITHDTAYWDRVTRALIEGVKEARAKLEPARLGVGIGEARANINRRELRDGQIVLGENPEGPVDRQLGLIRLERSDGSPIGLIANYAIHGTCLHGGNTQISGDAPGWVSQYVEAKLGVPLLFVNGAEGNVAPFPTVGNDITDPRIKSFESTLGDPILALNASIQECASDVSLRLSQTNIVTPRKEGLGWIDELADYARVVDGVDHVRIPIRGLVINGDTAIWAAPLELFSEIAMNIREASPFARTMYFGLTNGSLLYLPTKAAFAEGGYEPNVSPFREQAEEDFTSGVSAWLTGLK from the coding sequence ATGACCCGACATGTCGTCCTGGCCCTGCTGCTGGCCCTCTGCACCCTTCCCGCCGCCGCCGAATTCCGCGCGGCCTGCGTCCAGGTGGACATCACGCCGGACACGCCGCAATGGCTCCACGGCTACGCGCCGCGCCAGTCCACGGGCGTTCACGACCGTATCTACCACCGCATCGCCGCGCTCGACGACGGAGAGACTACCTTCTATCTGGTGGCGACCGACTGCTGCACGATATCGCCCTCGTACTACGACGCGATGACGCGGCAACTCGAAGCGGAGACCGGGATCACGCCGGCGCAGATCTGGTGGTCCACCACGCACACCCATTCCGCGCCGCATGTCGGGCCGCAGGACCTCGGCCAGCTCTTCGGCGGCACGCTCGGCGATCGCTTCTCTATCACGCACGACACCGCCTACTGGGACCGGGTCACCCGCGCCCTGATTGAGGGCGTGAAGGAGGCGCGCGCGAAGCTGGAGCCCGCGCGGCTCGGCGTCGGCATTGGTGAGGCCCGCGCGAACATCAACCGCCGCGAATTGCGGGACGGCCAAATCGTGCTCGGCGAGAACCCGGAGGGCCCGGTGGACCGGCAGCTCGGACTTATCCGGCTGGAGCGCTCCGACGGCTCGCCCATCGGCCTCATCGCCAATTACGCCATCCACGGCACCTGCCTCCACGGCGGCAATACCCAGATCAGCGGCGACGCCCCCGGCTGGGTCTCGCAGTACGTGGAGGCGAAGCTCGGCGTTCCCCTCCTTTTCGTGAACGGCGCCGAGGGCAACGTCGCGCCCTTCCCCACGGTGGGCAACGACATCACGGACCCGCGCATCAAGAGCTTCGAGAGCACCCTGGGCGACCCCATCCTCGCACTGAACGCGTCGATCCAGGAATGCGCCAGCGATGTCTCCCTGCGTCTCTCGCAAACGAATATCGTGACCCCGCGCAAGGAGGGGCTGGGCTGGATCGACGAACTCGCGGACTACGCCCGGGTTGTCGACGGCGTCGACCATGTGCGAATCCCGATTCGAGGGCTCGTCATCAACGGCGACACGGCAATCTGGGCCGCGCCGCTGGAGCTGTTCAGCGAAATCGCGATGAACATCCGCGAGGCGTCGCCCTTCGCGCGCACGATGTACTTCGGGCTCACCAACGGCTCCCTGCTTTACCTGCCCACGAAAGCCGCCTTCGCCGAAGGCGGCTACGAGCCCAACGTGTCCCCCTTCCGGGAACAGGCCGAAGAAGATTTCACGTCGGGCGTGTCGGCGTGGCTGACGGGGCTGAAATAG